The Polymorphobacter megasporae genome window below encodes:
- the phaR gene encoding polyhydroxyalkanoate synthesis repressor PhaR: MDQVRSADPAKQIPVVIKKYANRRLYNTDTSSYITLEHLAVMTRQGRDFQVFDAKTGEDITHNVLTQIVMDGENGGQTMLPVPFLRQLIAMYGDSMQSMVPHYLEASMAAFAKNQAQFRDSVAGAFGGAAFKPFETLAKQNMAMFQAAADMLTGRAALVKAEPAKAETGELDALKAQMVTLQAQLEKLSKV; this comes from the coding sequence ATGGATCAAGTGCGCTCCGCCGACCCGGCCAAACAAATCCCGGTCGTGATCAAGAAATACGCCAACCGCCGCCTCTATAATACCGACACCTCGAGCTACATCACCCTCGAGCATCTCGCCGTAATGACCCGGCAGGGGCGCGATTTCCAGGTGTTCGACGCGAAGACCGGCGAGGATATCACGCATAACGTCCTGACGCAGATCGTCATGGACGGCGAAAACGGCGGCCAGACGATGCTGCCGGTGCCGTTCCTCCGCCAGCTCATCGCGATGTACGGCGATTCGATGCAGTCGATGGTGCCGCACTATCTCGAGGCATCGATGGCGGCGTTCGCCAAGAACCAGGCGCAGTTCCGTGACTCGGTTGCAGGCGCGTTCGGCGGTGCGGCATTCAAGCCGTTCGAGACGCTCGCGAAGCAGAACATGGCGATGTTCCAGGCCGCCGCCGACATGCTCACCGGTCGCGCCGCACTGGTCAAGGCCGAGCCGGCGAAGGCGGAAACGGGCGAGCTCGACGCGCTCAAGGCGCAGATGGTGACGCTGCAGGCGCAGCTGGAGAAGTTGAGCAAGGTCTAG